The proteins below come from a single Fusobacterium nucleatum genomic window:
- a CDS encoding V-type ATP synthase subunit I — protein sequence MAIVKMKKFRLFALEKDRKPLLKELQKFDYVHFIKTSNEENEDLKEIQIPENINLIKEKSQKVKWMINYLSKLFPKEAKEEISNSSIGNLLFVQVEQQADKYDFNKDYETLDRISKEIETNKEEIINLEIRKKEIDSWRNIKEPIENLKTFKTVKIFLGTVPKKSFETLKDSLRNFDKAYIEEISQDSTMVNLVVLGSKLEEKELKNQLKTHSFTELNFDFKGTFEEEFERIKLREEEIKKANNKLKSTAERLLKVIPKLKVQDNYLDNILLRENIVSNFKKTDTVDIIEGYIPADMEYEFKKLITRISSRNSYLEISDVDKDNPEVPILLKNSGITGLFASITQMYALPRYNEIDPTPILSIFYWVFFGMMVADFAYGLILCLVSGIALMVGNFSESTRKFLKFFFALSFSTMIWGLLYGSAFGDLIKLPTQVLDSSKDFMSILILSVIFGAVHLAIGLAIKAYILIKNGHFMDAVYDVFLWYLTLASLIMLILAGRFGFSEFTKNILLICALVGMLGIVAFGARDAETIVGRIGGGLYSLYGITSYIGDFVSYLRLMALGLAGGFIAVAINIIVKMLVSGGILGIILGVIVFAFGQSFNIFLSFLSAYVHTSRLMYVEFFSKFYEGGGKAFKKFRV from the coding sequence ATGGCAATAGTTAAAATGAAAAAATTTAGATTATTTGCTCTTGAAAAAGATAGAAAGCCTTTATTAAAAGAATTACAAAAATTTGACTATGTGCATTTTATTAAAACCTCAAATGAAGAAAATGAAGATTTAAAGGAGATTCAGATTCCTGAAAATATAAATCTAATTAAAGAGAAAAGTCAAAAAGTTAAGTGGATGATTAATTATTTATCAAAACTTTTTCCTAAGGAAGCAAAAGAAGAAATTTCAAATAGTTCCATTGGAAACTTACTTTTTGTACAAGTGGAGCAACAAGCAGATAAATATGATTTTAATAAAGATTATGAAACTTTGGATAGAATAAGTAAAGAAATTGAAACTAATAAAGAAGAAATTATAAATCTTGAAATTAGAAAAAAAGAGATTGATAGTTGGAGAAATATAAAAGAACCTATTGAAAATCTAAAGACTTTTAAAACAGTAAAAATATTTTTAGGTACTGTACCAAAGAAAAGTTTTGAAACTCTGAAAGATAGCTTAAGAAATTTTGACAAGGCATATATTGAAGAAATTTCACAGGATTCAACTATGGTAAATTTAGTGGTTTTAGGTTCAAAATTGGAAGAAAAAGAACTAAAAAATCAGTTAAAAACTCATAGTTTTACAGAACTTAATTTTGATTTTAAAGGTACTTTTGAAGAAGAGTTTGAAAGAATAAAACTTAGAGAAGAAGAAATCAAAAAAGCCAATAATAAGTTAAAAAGTACAGCAGAAAGACTTTTAAAAGTTATTCCAAAATTAAAAGTTCAAGATAATTATTTGGATAATATATTATTGAGAGAAAATATAGTTTCTAATTTTAAAAAGACTGATACTGTGGATATTATAGAAGGATATATTCCAGCAGATATGGAATATGAATTTAAAAAACTTATTACAAGAATTTCAAGTAGAAATAGCTATTTAGAAATTTCAGATGTTGATAAGGATAATCCAGAAGTACCAATTTTATTAAAAAATTCTGGAATAACAGGTTTATTTGCTTCTATAACTCAAATGTATGCACTACCTAGATATAATGAAATTGATCCTACACCAATATTATCAATATTTTATTGGGTATTCTTTGGAATGATGGTGGCCGATTTTGCTTATGGTTTAATATTATGCTTAGTATCAGGTATTGCATTGATGGTAGGGAATTTCAGTGAATCAACTAGAAAATTTTTAAAGTTTTTCTTTGCATTAAGTTTTTCAACTATGATATGGGGATTACTTTATGGTAGTGCTTTTGGTGATTTAATAAAATTGCCAACACAAGTTTTAGATTCATCAAAAGACTTTATGTCTATTTTAATACTATCAGTGATATTTGGGGCAGTTCATTTGGCAATAGGTTTGGCTATTAAAGCATATATTCTTATAAAAAATGGACATTTTATGGATGCTGTATATGATGTTTTCTTATGGTATTTAACTTTGGCAAGTTTAATAATGCTTATTCTTGCTGGAAGATTTGGATTTAGCGAATTTACAAAAAATATTCTTTTAATATGTGCTCTTGTTGGAATGCTAGGAATTGTTGCTTTTGGAGCAAGAGATGCTGAAACTATTGTAGGAAGAATAGGTGGAGGACTTTATTCACTATATGGAATTACTTCATATATAGGGGATTTTGTTTCATATTTAAGACTTATGGCATTGGGCTTAGCAGGAGGTTTTATAGCAGTTGCTATAAATATCATTGTAAAAATGCTAGTAAGTGGGGGAATACTTGGGATTATACTTGGAGTAATTGTGTTTGCATTTGGCCAATCATTTAATATATTTTTAAGTTTCTTATCTGCTTATGTGCATACTTCAAGGCTTATGTATGTTGAATTTTTCTCTAAATTCTATGAAGGTGGAGGAAAGGCATTTAAAAAATTTAGGGTGTGA
- a CDS encoding replication protein, which produces MAIIKVLKRENPYIQIDKIGVDDSNLSWEATGLLTYLIGRPNNWKINIAHLASVKKNKETSTRNALLELRKAKYCHYFEVRKSGKIVETFYLVFEVPTEYEEIKSNIDIELKEGEKIFYKSFSKKKEDRNLNIQPEVENQQLAKSMENSLSLPKVEKPKMEKPKVENQALINIDINNNRMNIKKNHEYDFKENDDNLKRIEELFKEFGIDFSIKHKIRIKELLQKNSVDFLISHFKKQYEILKKKENVKSIAAVMSKHLFNNTCEIDNTFVMQKEEESKKEITSNIKMDDVIETFLKLPIEKQEEIESEILKKRKEIDPQIKKISIIVFHKMIASDIREILIRESLL; this is translated from the coding sequence ATGGCTATTATAAAAGTTTTAAAGAGGGAAAATCCTTATATTCAAATTGATAAAATAGGAGTTGATGATTCAAATTTATCTTGGGAAGCCACAGGTCTTTTAACTTATTTAATTGGAAGACCTAACAATTGGAAAATAAATATAGCTCATTTAGCATCTGTTAAGAAAAATAAAGAAACTTCTACTAGAAATGCTTTATTAGAATTGAGGAAAGCTAAATATTGTCATTACTTTGAAGTTAGAAAGTCTGGAAAAATAGTTGAAACATTCTATTTAGTTTTTGAAGTTCCTACTGAGTATGAAGAAATTAAATCAAATATTGACATAGAACTAAAAGAGGGTGAAAAAATTTTTTATAAATCTTTTTCTAAAAAGAAAGAAGATAGGAATTTAAATATTCAACCAGAAGTTGAAAATCAACAATTGGCTAAAAGTATGGAAAATAGCCTTTCTTTACCGAAAGTTGAAAAACCAAAAATGGAAAAGCCGAAAGTGGAAAATCAAGCACTAATAAATATAGATATTAATAATAATAGAATGAATATAAAAAAGAATCATGAATATGACTTTAAAGAAAATGATGATAATTTAAAAAGAATAGAAGAACTTTTTAAAGAATTTGGGATAGATTTCTCTATAAAACATAAGATTAGGATAAAAGAATTGTTACAAAAAAATTCTGTTGATTTTTTAATTAGCCATTTTAAAAAACAATATGAAATTTTAAAGAAAAAAGAAAATGTAAAAAGTATAGCAGCTGTAATGTCAAAACATTTATTTAATAACACTTGTGAAATTGATAATACTTTTGTTATGCAAAAGGAAGAAGAAAGTAAAAAAGAGATTACTAGCAATATAAAAATGGATGATGTTATTGAAACATTTTTAAAACTTCCTATTGAAAAACAAGAGGAGATAGAAAGTGAAATTTTGAAAAAAAGAAAAGAAATTGATCCTCAAATTAAAAAAATTAGTATCATTGTTTTTCATAAAATGATTGCTAGTGATATAAGGGAAATTCTTATAAGAGAGAGTTTATTATAA